Proteins encoded in a region of the Elizabethkingia bruuniana genome:
- a CDS encoding YdeI/OmpD-associated family protein: MIPAEQHSFSARLEIIGINPFVFLPPPVLEAMLKHYEKYKGKIPIKGAVNGVDYIQTLVKYSGEWRLYINTTMLKNSPKRIGELLDISIEVDHEERKIEAHPKLLAALEENPEALNVFNQLRPSSRNEIIKYISYLKTEQSVDKNVAKAINFLLGKERFVGRDKPELKLTKDL, from the coding sequence ATGATACCTGCCGAACAACATAGTTTTAGTGCCCGACTGGAAATTATCGGAATCAATCCTTTTGTATTTCTGCCTCCGCCTGTACTGGAAGCCATGCTAAAACATTATGAAAAGTACAAAGGTAAAATTCCCATAAAGGGTGCAGTAAATGGTGTAGACTATATACAAACTCTTGTAAAATACAGTGGCGAATGGCGGCTGTACATCAACACCACTATGCTGAAAAATTCACCTAAAAGAATTGGTGAATTACTGGATATTAGTATAGAGGTAGATCATGAAGAAAGAAAAATTGAGGCACATCCTAAATTATTAGCAGCACTGGAGGAAAATCCGGAAGCGTTGAATGTTTTTAATCAGCTCCGCCCTTCTTCCAGAAATGAAATTATAAAATACATCTCCTACCTGAAGACAGAGCAAAGCGTTGATAAGAATGTTGCTAAAGCCATTAATTTCCTGCTTGGAAAGGAACGCTTTGTAGGACGTGACAAGCCTGAACTAAAACTAACTAAAGATCTATAG
- a CDS encoding DinB family protein, whose product MSLKTLISKSVHYNNWVVDKYLNWLSSKSDEQLNQETPSSFPTILKTLHHIWQTQEYWWSHISENNEFDFAATAALSGREEIFSAIRNNSQKLADYVDGLTEEDLIKNIKIESQWFQCDFSKYEYIQHVIIHGTYHRGQIVTMGRCIGITDAPMTDYNFWNIYKDK is encoded by the coding sequence ATGAGTCTAAAAACTTTAATCTCAAAATCCGTTCACTACAACAATTGGGTAGTTGATAAATACCTGAACTGGCTTTCGTCCAAATCCGATGAACAGTTGAATCAGGAAACACCATCCAGCTTCCCCACTATTTTGAAAACATTACACCATATATGGCAGACCCAGGAATATTGGTGGAGCCACATCTCTGAAAACAATGAATTCGACTTTGCGGCTACCGCTGCATTATCCGGAAGAGAAGAAATATTCAGTGCTATTAGAAATAACTCACAAAAGCTGGCAGATTATGTAGATGGTCTTACTGAAGAAGACCTGATTAAAAATATAAAAATCGAATCTCAGTGGTTTCAATGCGATTTTTCTAAATATGAATATATACAACATGTTATTATCCACGGAACCTACCACCGCGGACAGATTGTAACTATGGGACGCTGCATTGGCATTACCGATGCGCCAATGACCGATTACAACTTCTGGAACATTTATAAAGACAAATAA
- a CDS encoding proline-specific peptidase family protein produces MRVFILLFIAAFIVSCKQKESTIAGVSTADYFNYKDSVEAGGVKMIPITTPVGNFKVWTKRFGTNPKIKVLLLHGGPAMTHEYMECFETFFQREGFEFYEYDQLGSYYSDQPTDNRLWNIDRFVDEVEQVRKAINADKDNFYVLGNSWGGILAMEYALKYQKNLKGLLVANMMASAPEYVKYAEVLAKQMKPEILAEIRAIEAKKDYANPRYTELLFPNYYSQHICRLPEWPDALNRSLKHVNSTVYTLMQGPSELGMSSDAKLAKWDIKNRLHEIATPTLMIGAKYDTMDPKAMEEQSKLVQKGSYLYCPNGSHLAMWDDQKVFMNGVIKFIKDVDSGKL; encoded by the coding sequence ATGCGAGTTTTTATCCTGCTATTTATCGCTGCATTTATAGTATCCTGCAAGCAAAAAGAATCAACAATTGCTGGTGTTTCTACTGCCGATTATTTCAATTATAAAGATTCTGTAGAAGCCGGCGGTGTAAAAATGATTCCCATTACCACTCCTGTTGGTAACTTTAAAGTATGGACCAAGCGCTTCGGAACCAATCCTAAAATAAAAGTTTTACTGTTACACGGCGGCCCGGCAATGACCCATGAATATATGGAATGCTTCGAAACTTTCTTCCAGCGTGAAGGATTCGAATTTTATGAATACGATCAGCTGGGCTCCTATTACAGCGATCAGCCTACAGACAACCGCCTTTGGAATATCGACCGGTTTGTAGATGAGGTTGAACAGGTACGCAAAGCCATCAATGCTGATAAAGATAATTTTTACGTTCTGGGAAATTCATGGGGCGGAATTCTGGCAATGGAATACGCATTGAAATATCAGAAAAACCTGAAAGGGCTACTTGTAGCCAATATGATGGCCAGTGCTCCGGAATATGTAAAATATGCTGAGGTTTTAGCCAAACAGATGAAACCCGAAATTCTGGCAGAAATCCGTGCTATTGAAGCTAAAAAGGATTATGCTAATCCTCGTTATACAGAATTACTGTTCCCAAATTATTATTCACAGCACATCTGCCGTCTTCCGGAGTGGCCGGACGCATTAAACCGTTCTCTTAAACATGTGAACAGTACTGTATATACGCTTATGCAGGGGCCTAGTGAACTTGGAATGAGCAGCGATGCAAAACTTGCTAAATGGGATATAAAAAACAGGCTTCATGAAATTGCCACACCAACACTAATGATTGGTGCAAAATATGACACAATGGATCCAAAGGCCATGGAAGAGCAAAGCAAGCTGGTACAGAAAGGAAGCTACTTATACTGCCCCAATGGCAGTCACCTTGCGATGTGGGACGATCAGAAAGTATTTATGAACGGCGTTATCAAATTTATTAAAGATGTTGATTCCGGAAAGCTATAG
- a CDS encoding GNAT family N-acetyltransferase has product MEVFIRHQDKNKRKEEAVNFFIEHKTNSYISHSEIMSGRAKSATEWSENFADILSAELDEDDCNLITIEDIHNKIIGLAILRIYRKYLIIEDMIVDGSLRGMSLGKKLMDFIHNFASEQKIKALFLESGITNDKAHSFFEKNGFEKVSVTYIKTLPDN; this is encoded by the coding sequence ATGGAAGTCTTTATCAGGCATCAGGATAAAAATAAAAGAAAAGAGGAAGCTGTTAATTTCTTTATTGAACACAAAACAAACAGCTATATTTCGCATTCCGAAATTATGTCCGGACGTGCCAAATCTGCAACAGAGTGGAGTGAGAACTTTGCAGATATCTTATCAGCAGAGCTGGATGAAGACGACTGCAATCTGATTACCATAGAAGATATCCACAATAAAATTATAGGACTTGCTATTCTGCGAATTTACAGGAAATACCTTATTATAGAAGATATGATTGTAGATGGTAGCCTGCGTGGAATGTCCTTAGGAAAAAAACTCATGGATTTTATCCACAATTTCGCATCCGAACAAAAAATTAAAGCTTTGTTTCTGGAAAGTGGGATTACAAATGATAAAGCGCATTCATTTTTTGAAAAAAACGGCTTCGAGAAAGTCTCCGTTACCTATATTAAAACATTACCTGATAACTAA
- a CDS encoding SHOCT domain-containing protein, translated as MKKVLLVFLFLSFGISYSQTLPHVKNDTLITSTSYKIYAGLDLKIGTGSMNDGDFKFIRRNAASLFNYYSTTGYQGLANQANSFSRSNSGLTFKVKKIMPRGSEKNGYVYYVKIGSGLINYEVDIENAIKSGEIILPDEFMPQSQSQNLSNESKYDKLKKIKELKDSGVLSEEEFQKEKEKIMNLK; from the coding sequence ATGAAAAAAGTATTATTGGTTTTTCTGTTCCTTTCTTTTGGAATATCCTATTCACAGACCCTTCCCCATGTAAAAAATGACACACTGATAACCTCTACCAGCTATAAAATTTATGCAGGTTTAGATTTAAAAATCGGAACAGGATCTATGAATGACGGAGATTTTAAATTTATCCGAAGAAATGCAGCTTCTCTTTTTAATTATTACTCTACTACAGGTTACCAGGGGCTGGCTAATCAGGCTAACTCTTTTAGCAGAAGTAATTCCGGTCTGACATTTAAAGTCAAAAAAATTATGCCCAGAGGAAGTGAAAAGAATGGTTATGTATACTATGTCAAAATCGGAAGTGGATTAATTAATTATGAAGTAGACATAGAAAATGCTATTAAATCCGGAGAGATTATTCTTCCAGACGAATTTATGCCACAATCTCAGTCTCAAAACCTCAGCAATGAATCTAAATACGATAAATTAAAGAAAATAAAAGAACTAAAAGATTCCGGAGTGCTATCTGAAGAAGAATTCCAGAAAGAAAAAGAAAAGATTATGAATCTAAAATAA